The following coding sequences are from one Streptomyces sp. NBC_00536 window:
- a CDS encoding alpha/beta fold hydrolase: protein MSTPLTVSAVSVPQVHHRYADVQGVRVFYRETGPADGPVLLLLHGFPTASHQFRRLMDALGTTHRLIAPDYPGFGHTEAPDGFTYTFDRLADIVEGFTEALGLDRYALYVFDFGAPVGLRLATRAPGRITGLIVQNGNAYEDGLSDMAREFAGLRREVPGSEETVRGLFTLDGTRFQYETGVADTTLVSPDSWTLDQHFLDLPGRADAQADLAFDYANNLTLYPAWQEWLRAHRPPTLVLWGTGDPFFLPAGAKAYARDLPDAEIHLFEGAAHFALESHLPEIAPLIADFLSGLPTN from the coding sequence ATGAGCACTCCGCTCACCGTTTCGGCCGTTTCGGTTCCGCAGGTCCACCACCGGTACGCCGACGTCCAGGGCGTCCGCGTCTTCTACCGCGAGACCGGCCCCGCCGACGGACCCGTCCTCCTCCTGCTGCACGGCTTCCCGACCGCCTCGCACCAGTTCCGGCGGCTGATGGACGCGCTCGGCACCACGCACCGGCTGATCGCGCCGGACTACCCCGGCTTCGGCCACACCGAGGCGCCGGACGGGTTCACGTACACCTTCGACCGGCTCGCCGACATCGTCGAAGGCTTCACCGAGGCCCTCGGCCTCGACCGCTACGCCCTCTACGTCTTCGACTTCGGGGCCCCGGTCGGCCTGCGGCTCGCCACCCGCGCGCCCGGGCGGATCACCGGGCTCATCGTGCAGAACGGCAACGCCTACGAGGACGGACTCTCCGACATGGCCCGCGAGTTCGCGGGGCTGCGGCGCGAGGTGCCGGGCAGCGAGGAGACCGTACGGGGCCTGTTCACCCTCGACGGCACCCGCTTCCAGTACGAGACCGGCGTCGCCGACACCACGCTCGTCTCCCCCGACAGCTGGACCCTGGACCAGCACTTCCTGGACCTGCCCGGCCGCGCCGACGCCCAGGCCGACCTGGCCTTCGACTACGCCAACAACCTCACGCTGTACCCGGCCTGGCAGGAATGGCTGCGCGCCCACCGCCCGCCGACCCTCGTCCTGTGGGGCACCGGCGACCCCTTCTTCCTCCCGGCCGGTGCGAAGGCTTACGCCCGTGACCTCCCCGACGCCGAAATCCACCTCTTCGAGGGCGCGGCCCACTTCGCCCTGGAATCCCACCTCCCGGAAATCGCCCCCCTGATCGCCGACTTCCTGAGCGGCCTGCCCACGAACTAG
- a CDS encoding cellulose-binding protein, producing the protein MSPRPQGFETVRGRGYRTDEVDRHLARLSGSRDEAWERVARLTALARRLEEESQRLGAVVASLAPQTYDELSERARRILGLVEEEADSVRADARADVSAILGAAEAHADRAAELARHDAEAVRDQTEVRARQGLARAQREADEAYAEAREDATGRRTQAQTALTETRRRCEALLADREQEHAERWDAAERELSARGAEQDARYAELERHAEGRLAEARRDFAELEEAARHGQEDAEARAAELLAEAGVREERAGRETERILREHEAAQEEMRAHMNHVRSSLAALTGRAPAEG; encoded by the coding sequence ATGTCACCGCGACCTCAGGGTTTCGAGACCGTGCGCGGTCGGGGCTACCGGACGGACGAGGTGGACCGCCATCTCGCCCGGCTCTCCGGCAGCCGTGACGAGGCCTGGGAGCGGGTGGCCCGGCTGACGGCGCTGGCGCGGCGGTTGGAGGAGGAGTCGCAGCGCCTGGGCGCGGTGGTGGCTTCGCTGGCGCCCCAGACGTACGACGAACTGAGCGAGCGGGCGCGGCGGATCCTCGGGCTGGTGGAGGAGGAGGCCGACAGCGTACGGGCCGACGCGCGGGCCGACGTGTCCGCGATCCTGGGCGCCGCCGAGGCGCACGCGGACCGGGCGGCGGAGCTGGCCCGGCACGACGCGGAGGCGGTGCGGGACCAGACGGAGGTACGGGCCCGGCAGGGGCTGGCGCGCGCCCAGCGGGAGGCGGACGAGGCGTACGCGGAGGCGCGCGAGGACGCCACGGGCCGGCGGACGCAGGCCCAGACGGCCCTGACGGAGACGCGCCGCCGGTGCGAGGCGCTGCTGGCGGACCGCGAACAGGAGCACGCGGAGCGGTGGGACGCGGCGGAGCGGGAGCTTTCCGCGCGCGGGGCCGAGCAGGACGCCCGTTACGCGGAGCTGGAGCGGCACGCGGAGGGGCGGCTCGCGGAGGCCCGGCGGGACTTCGCGGAGCTGGAGGAAGCGGCGCGGCACGGGCAGGAGGACGCGGAGGCGCGGGCGGCGGAGCTGTTGGCGGAGGCGGGGGTGCGGGAGGAGCGGGCGGGGCGGGAGACGGAGCGGATCCTGCGGGAGCACGAGGCGGCGCAGGAGGAGATGCGGGCCCACATGAACCACGTCCGCTCCAGCCTCGCCGCCCTAACGGGCCGCGCCCCAGCCGAGGGCTGA
- a CDS encoding SUKH-4 family immunity protein — protein sequence MIARDSGEATLWPGLPVGEVIRRYEEEYGVSAASPEPSVPSPRIDAEQTSFILSPPEWLQEAADRAGIAPRPAAAAGGGSASGPGPGAGSGSGPGAGSSSGLGSGSGSREPEPAAPAGVPAAPVAPVGATPWAGTDVNEGADDVSVPLPATVFAPPLSGADLEGPARPAVSAEAKTQLISGGSQLPATAIAPALGPLTGSAAGAAAPGASGGQGVPAGPGGPGGPGGPGVSGGHGGPGAAGAPGGQGAAGAAGGYGYPGAPGGSAAPSGHGGPGGPGGAGAPGGYGYPGAPGGPGAPGASGGSGAPGAPGGPGVPGGHGGPGSAGAPGAPGAPGGHVAPGSAGGPGASGGHGAPGAGASGASGAPGGAGAPGGYGYPGAPGAPGAPGGPGGPGAGVPGGHAVPGVPGGPGASGVPVAPVGPGGSGAGSARGSDIADAPTSKARVNRPAASVPPGPPGVPGAGRPGAGQPPAPPGPPGAPGAGAGGGQYAATMLAGPAVVQPPGQPPVPPGPPGAPGGSGGGGVPYAATMLAGPAVVQPPAPPGPPGAPGAGQPPAPPGPPGAPGAGAGGAQYAATMLAGPAVIQPPGQPPAPPGPPGAPGGGAGGVQHAATMLAGPAVVQPPAPPGQPGRPPGAPGPVPQAPQQPQPQATGVPTVGPGYQAVLRYRGQDGSEQQLIRRSAPGTPHPEWQILHELRAMGVPPQQVLELHTELESCELPGGYCARMIRETWPQVRITSVAPYGTDHAGRQQGMRHLLTHQGELHQVADGPARPAPVRAPLPQVPLEPAIPLEAIASELTQAFGPQGVFRFEQRAVSRQGVPEIVAQTLVWSGLPVDFGPFFWAQAVPGQPVPTLAELAAQRQVQPAPDAGSYLVVGSDFGKAICVQYGTAHIVAVPVEAGPGGGPVPPQFVNSSLPQFARCMAMLGYMWRLRTHLTPEQAGRWTADFQMKLAALDSAALASPENWWSVLLEQMWDGLL from the coding sequence GTGATCGCGCGGGACAGCGGCGAGGCGACGCTGTGGCCGGGCCTGCCGGTGGGCGAGGTCATCCGGCGCTACGAGGAGGAGTACGGGGTGTCGGCGGCGTCGCCGGAGCCGTCCGTGCCGTCGCCGCGGATCGACGCGGAGCAGACGTCGTTCATCCTGAGCCCGCCGGAATGGCTCCAGGAGGCGGCGGACAGGGCAGGCATCGCGCCGAGGCCTGCGGCGGCTGCGGGTGGGGGTTCGGCTTCGGGCCCCGGCCCGGGGGCGGGCTCGGGCTCGGGCCCCGGGGCAGGGTCGAGCTCCGGCCTGGGGTCCGGCTCGGGCTCGCGTGAGCCGGAGCCGGCCGCTCCGGCCGGTGTTCCGGCTGCGCCCGTGGCTCCCGTGGGGGCGACCCCGTGGGCCGGGACGGATGTGAACGAGGGCGCGGACGACGTGTCCGTGCCGCTGCCCGCGACGGTGTTCGCGCCGCCGCTGTCCGGGGCGGACCTGGAGGGCCCCGCGCGGCCCGCCGTTTCGGCGGAGGCGAAGACGCAGCTCATCTCAGGCGGCAGCCAGCTCCCGGCCACCGCGATCGCCCCGGCGCTGGGGCCGTTGACGGGTTCGGCTGCCGGTGCGGCTGCGCCTGGGGCTTCCGGTGGGCAGGGTGTGCCCGCTGGGCCCGGTGGGCCTGGTGGCCCCGGCGGGCCCGGGGTCTCCGGTGGTCACGGTGGCCCGGGTGCGGCTGGGGCCCCTGGCGGCCAGGGTGCTGCTGGTGCGGCTGGTGGTTATGGGTATCCGGGTGCCCCCGGGGGCTCGGCTGCGCCCAGCGGGCACGGTGGGCCGGGCGGCCCTGGTGGCGCTGGTGCGCCGGGTGGTTACGGGTACCCCGGTGCGCCCGGTGGTCCGGGTGCGCCCGGGGCCTCCGGCGGCTCGGGTGCGCCCGGGGCCCCTGGTGGCCCGGGTGTGCCCGGTGGGCACGGTGGTCCCGGTTCCGCCGGTGCGCCCGGCGCTCCGGGTGCGCCCGGTGGGCACGTGGCCCCCGGCTCCGCTGGTGGTCCCGGTGCGTCTGGTGGCCATGGTGCTCCTGGTGCCGGTGCGTCCGGTGCGTCCGGTGCTCCTGGTGGCGCTGGTGCGCCCGGTGGTTACGGGTATCCCGGTGCGCCCGGTGCGCCCGGTGCGCCCGGTGGCCCGGGTGGGCCCGGGGCTGGTGTGCCCGGTGGTCACGCCGTTCCCGGTGTTCCCGGCGGCCCCGGCGCGTCCGGTGTGCCCGTCGCTCCCGTCGGGCCCGGAGGGTCTGGGGCGGGTTCGGCGCGGGGGAGTGATATTGCCGATGCGCCTACGAGCAAGGCTCGGGTGAACCGGCCCGCGGCTTCGGTGCCGCCGGGGCCGCCCGGGGTGCCCGGGGCCGGGCGTCCGGGGGCCGGGCAGCCGCCTGCGCCTCCCGGGCCGCCGGGGGCGCCCGGTGCCGGTGCCGGTGGTGGGCAGTACGCGGCCACGATGCTGGCCGGTCCGGCTGTCGTTCAGCCGCCCGGTCAGCCGCCCGTGCCTCCTGGTCCGCCGGGGGCTCCCGGTGGCAGTGGGGGTGGCGGGGTGCCGTACGCCGCCACGATGCTGGCCGGTCCGGCCGTGGTTCAGCCGCCGGCGCCTCCCGGTCCGCCGGGTGCGCCGGGGGCGGGTCAGCCGCCCGCGCCTCCTGGTCCGCCCGGGGCGCCCGGTGCCGGTGCCGGTGGTGCGCAGTATGCGGCCACGATGCTCGCCGGTCCGGCTGTCATCCAGCCGCCCGGGCAGCCGCCCGCGCCGCCCGGTCCGCCGGGTGCGCCCGGGGGCGGTGCCGGTGGTGTGCAGCACGCCGCGACGATGCTGGCCGGGCCCGCCGTGGTTCAGCCGCCCGCGCCTCCCGGTCAGCCGGGCAGGCCTCCGGGCGCGCCCGGGCCCGTACCGCAGGCGCCGCAGCAGCCGCAGCCGCAGGCGACCGGGGTGCCGACCGTCGGCCCCGGCTACCAGGCCGTGCTGCGCTACCGCGGCCAGGACGGTTCCGAGCAGCAGCTCATCCGCCGCTCGGCGCCCGGCACTCCGCACCCGGAGTGGCAGATCCTGCACGAGCTGCGCGCCATGGGCGTGCCCCCGCAGCAGGTGCTGGAGCTGCACACGGAGCTGGAGTCCTGTGAGCTGCCCGGCGGTTACTGCGCGCGGATGATCCGCGAGACCTGGCCGCAGGTGCGGATCACGAGCGTGGCGCCGTACGGCACGGATCACGCGGGCCGTCAGCAGGGCATGCGGCACCTGCTCACCCATCAGGGTGAGCTGCACCAGGTGGCGGACGGTCCGGCGCGCCCCGCGCCGGTACGGGCGCCGCTGCCGCAGGTACCGCTGGAGCCCGCGATCCCGCTGGAGGCGATCGCCTCCGAGCTGACGCAGGCCTTCGGTCCGCAGGGCGTGTTCCGCTTCGAGCAGCGCGCGGTGTCCCGCCAGGGCGTGCCGGAGATCGTCGCGCAGACGCTGGTGTGGTCGGGTCTGCCGGTGGACTTCGGTCCGTTCTTCTGGGCGCAGGCCGTACCGGGGCAGCCGGTGCCGACGCTGGCGGAGCTGGCGGCGCAGCGGCAGGTGCAGCCCGCGCCGGACGCGGGTTCGTACCTGGTCGTGGGCAGTGACTTCGGCAAGGCCATCTGTGTCCAGTACGGGACGGCGCACATCGTGGCGGTTCCGGTGGAGGCGGGGCCGGGCGGTGGCCCGGTGCCGCCGCAGTTCGTGAATTCGAGCCTGCCGCAGTTCGCGCGCTGCATGGCGATGCTGGGCTACATGTGGCGGCTGCGCACGCACCTGACGCCCGAGCAGGCGGGGCGCTGGACGGCCGACTTCCAGATGAAGCTGGCGGCGCTCGACAGCGCGGCGCTGGCATCGCCGGAGAACTGGTGGTCGGTGCTGCTGGAACAGATGTGGGACGGACTGCTCTGA
- a CDS encoding SMI1/KNR4 family protein: MTTGRLGQQAAPPNAAYSGQVVHFPDPVRAARHPHGVRISGDGHPDFSRYARAAVEIAEPPEGFGVDELRLTDIVSANAAMRAAGHELWDTVGPVATPHGWTWHHVAGSRRLELVPVEVKALLRHHAGLATAPVDHEKRGTRALQEVRPVHLGLPKTVVSVGEAQVQGVEEDLGYRLPEAYRSFLKAAGGCAPVGAGLDVDLGLLVDQPFFTVREEAAVNDLVYVNKCLRDHLTKDYLCVAFAQGGLIAVKVKGEANGAIGSVWFSPYDDARDRDGWSVQERVERLLLPCGTDFDAFLERLAGNPPELESVAGLMVDGGFARSVPVAVEG; encoded by the coding sequence ATGACGACAGGTCGGCTCGGGCAGCAGGCCGCGCCACCCAACGCCGCGTACTCGGGGCAGGTCGTGCATTTCCCGGACCCCGTCCGGGCCGCGCGCCATCCCCACGGAGTGCGGATCAGCGGGGACGGGCATCCCGACTTCTCGCGGTACGCGCGGGCGGCGGTGGAGATCGCCGAACCGCCGGAGGGCTTCGGTGTCGACGAACTGCGGCTGACGGACATCGTCTCCGCGAACGCCGCCATGCGCGCCGCCGGGCACGAGCTGTGGGACACGGTGGGGCCGGTGGCGACCCCGCACGGCTGGACCTGGCACCACGTGGCGGGTTCCCGGCGCCTGGAGCTGGTCCCGGTCGAGGTGAAGGCGCTGCTGCGGCACCACGCCGGGCTCGCGACGGCTCCCGTGGACCACGAGAAGCGCGGGACGCGGGCGTTGCAGGAGGTGCGTCCGGTGCACCTGGGACTGCCGAAGACGGTGGTCTCGGTGGGCGAGGCGCAGGTGCAGGGCGTCGAGGAGGACCTCGGCTACCGGCTGCCGGAGGCCTACCGCTCGTTCCTGAAGGCGGCGGGCGGCTGCGCGCCGGTCGGCGCCGGGCTGGACGTGGACCTGGGTCTGCTGGTCGACCAGCCGTTCTTCACGGTGCGTGAGGAAGCGGCGGTCAACGACCTGGTGTACGTCAACAAGTGTCTGCGGGACCACCTGACGAAGGACTACCTGTGCGTGGCCTTCGCGCAGGGCGGTCTGATCGCGGTGAAGGTCAAGGGCGAGGCGAACGGGGCGATCGGGTCGGTGTGGTTCTCGCCGTACGACGACGCGCGCGACCGGGACGGCTGGTCGGTCCAGGAGCGCGTGGAGCGTCTGTTGCTGCCGTGCGGTACCGATTTCGACGCCTTTCTCGAACGGTTGGCGGGCAACCCGCCGGAGCTGGAGTCGGTGGCCGGTCTGATGGTGGACGGCGGATTCGCGCGTTCGGTTCCGGTAGCGGTGGAGGGGTGA